A window of Komagataella phaffii GS115 chromosome 1, complete sequence contains these coding sequences:
- a CDS encoding Protein O-mannosyltransferase, transfers mannose residues from dolichyl phosphate-D-mannose, whose translation MTPEIFGQTYQRTPHHSTIAQQYMAAFEYKKGIQRPYFFTKPLVKPITLSGFEKIQLALFLAFTVAVRFFNIQYPNQIVFDEVHFGKYARNYINSSYFMDVHPPLVKMLYAAIGYLGGYRGDFVFNKIGDNYIGKEGEKLVPYVLMRSFPAICGVLIVILSYFILRYSGCRHFIALFGALLVCIENSLVAQSRFILLDSPLLLFIVLTVYSFVRFSNEPEPFGKGWIRYLFFTGVSLGLSVSSKWVGIFTIGWLGVMTVNQLWWLIGDLSVPDRDVVKHVLYRAYFLIILPVIIYLGVFAIHFLVLHEASGGSGTVSPRFKASLDGTDFSNLYANVSFGSTVSIRHLGTGEFLHSHNHTYPKSHNQQVTLYGYKDSNNLFTIEKKDKLSDKELFGEVSFLRHRDVIRLFHKKTQGYLHVSDSRPPISEQEYNNEVSIIGDKDYVPDVNENFEVKIIKEYSDEDAKHEVKSIGTVFQLFHKGTKCTLFGHRVKLPKDWGFGQLEVTCIESPVLKNSLWYIEENTHPLFNQTYPAKVKVEPLGFFGKFLELHQKMWKTNAGLTASHKYSSRPEDWPVLDRGVNYFNRSGRTIYLLGNLPIYWGIVFTIGVFVVFKLVQLWKWKPNHAPTVTDASAKYDSQFFIYFVGWLFHFAPSFLMERQLFLHHYIPSLWFGIISIAVLSEYVWAKLGKIVGFFYVMTILGLSGFFFYWYAPIVYGLEWNKDTCLGSRLLPNWDIPCDQFQ comes from the coding sequence ATGACTCCTGAGATATTTGGTCAAACCTACCAAAGGACACCACACCACAGTACTATAGCACAACAATACATGGCCGCCTTTGAGTACAAAAAGGGCATTCAAAGACCCTATTTTTTTACCAAGCCATTGGTGAAACCTATAACGCTAAGCggctttgaaaaaatacaatTGGCTTTGTTTCTTGCGTTCACAGTGGCCGTgagattcttcaatattCAATACCCCAACCAAATTGTATTTGATGAGGtccattttggaaaatatGCCCGAAACTACATCAATAGCTCATACTTCATGGATGTGCACCCTCCTTTAGTCAAGATGCTTTACGCCGCCATAGGCTATTTAGGTGGTTACAGAGgagattttgttttcaacaagATTGGGGATAACTACATTGGTAAAGAGGGTGAAAAATTGGTACCCTACGTTTTGATGCGATCGTTTCCCGCAATTTGTGGAGTCTTGATTGTTATTCTTTCTTACTTTATCCTTAGATACAGCGGATGCCGACATTTTATTGCACTTTTTGGAGCTTTACTGGTTTGTATTGAAAACTCATTGGTAGCTCAATCAAGATTTATTCTACTAGATTCTCCATTGCTTTTATTCATTGTTCTCACAGTATACAGTTTTGTGAGATTCAGCAATGAACCAGAACCTTTTGGCAAAGGCTGGATAAGATATCTATTTTTCACTGGTGTGTCCTTGGGACTCAGTGTCAGTAGTAAATGGGTTGGAATATTCACAATTGGTTGGTTAGGAGTCATGACTGTAAACCAATTGTGGTGGTTAATTGGAGACTTAAGCGTTCCCGATCGTGATGTGGTAAAGCATGTCTTGTACAGAGCGTATTTTCTTATTATCCTACCAGTGATCATTTACCTTGGGGTGTTTGCAATCCATTTTTTGGTTCTCCATGAAGCTAGTGGCGGTTCAGGTACAGTGAGTCCTAGATTCAAAGCCAGTTTGGACGGAACTgatttttccaatctttaTGCTAACGTGTCTTTTGGATCCACCGTTTCGATAAGACACCTTGGTACAGGAGAGTTTCTACACTCCCACAACCACACATATCCTAAATCGCACAACCAACAGGTAACCCTATACGGATACAAAGACTCCAATAATCTTTTCACtattgaaaagaaagataagCTATCTGACAAGGAACTATTCGGCGAGGTATCCTTCCTCCGACACAGAGATGTTATAAGATTATTTCACAAGAAAACCCAAGGATATTTGCACGTCTCTGATTCTAGACCTCCAATTAGTGAGCAAGAGTACAACAATGAGGTCAGTATTATAGGAGACAAAGACTATGTCCCCGATGtcaatgaaaactttgagGTGAAGATTATCAAAGAGTacagtgatgaagatgcAAAGCATGAGGTTAAATCCATCGGAACTGTGTTTCAATTATTCCATAAGGGTACCAAATGTACTCTGTTTGGTCATCGTGTGAAGCTGCCAAAAGACTGGGGATTTGGTCAATTGGAGGTCACTTGTATCGAGTCGCCAGTCCTTAAAAATTCTCTGTGGTACATTGAAGAGAATACACACCCACTTTTCAACCAAACATATCCTGCAAAAGTGAAAGTCGAACCCTTAGGATTTTTTGGCAAGTTTCTTGAGCTGCACCAAAAAATGTGGAAAACAAATGCAGGCTTGACTGCCTCTCACAAGTATAGCTCTAGACCCGAAGATTGGCCCGTTCTTGACAGAGGTGTGAACTATTTCAACCGATCAGGAAGGACGATCTACTTGTTAGGTAACTTGCCAATCTATTGGGGAATTGTATTTACTATCGGAGTATTCGTTGTTTTCAAGCTTGTTCAGCTCTGGAAATGGAAGCCAAACCATGCTCCAACAGTAACCGATGCTTCAGCTAAATATGATTcccaatttttcatctacTTTGTCGGTTGGCTATTCCATTTCGCTCCATCTTTTTTGATGGAGCGACAGCTATTTCTGCACCACTACATACCATCTCTATGGTTTGGTATCATATCAATCGCTGTGCTCAGTGAATATGTTTGGGCTAAACTGGGAAAAATCGTAGGATTCTTCTACGTTATGACAATATTAGGGCTTTCGggtttcttcttctactgGTATGCCCCAATCGTTTATGGGTTAGAGTGGAACAAAGACACCTGTCTGGGTTCGAGACTATTACCAAACTGGGACATCCCTTGCGATCAATTTCAGTAG
- a CDS encoding Putative plasma membrane permease proposed to be involved in carboxylic acid uptake — MDHEKRNSSSDDESLIKQDEAFKYLKKKNINLTESITDLPSKLKFKIDIRVMTILSAIYFLQFIDKFLLNYAAVMGIKDNLVGNQFNNLSTIFYVAQVAFEAPVCWALQKFPPATTIATCVTLWGIVVACHAACDTYASLMVIRALLGALEAVVVPGLVSISVMWYTKNEQMRRVGVWSVQSGTASIVGGLLSFAFQHVTNARLQSWQIYYLVMGVITFLAGLVTFIVLPNNPMSARFLSEDEKLIVLEHIRENQTGTETKHFKKNQLVELFFKDPHTWPMFFLTVMSMCATGALGTFSVTIISQFGFTSKESALVQMPVGVAVIISILGATYLSSKVGHRTWISISLLVPSIVGYIMLLSLGDNPKNKVGKLLAIYLLQPGTCIISMIFAWNGANTAGYTKKLARNCFTMIGFALGCLIGPQMFRIEDAPNYYPAKIALLVLTSVCIPTCMLIRWISKKQNAKREKKERVEMPCNYEFMDLTDIENPFFRYSY; from the coding sequence ATGGACCACGAGAAACGCAACAGCTCATCCGATGATGAGTCTTTGATTAAACAAGATGAGGCCTTCAAGTatctcaagaaaaagaatatcAACCTGACTGAGTCGATAACTGACCTTCCATCCAAACTGAAGTTTAAGATTGACATTCGAGTCATGACAATCCTGTCAGCAATATATTTCTTGCAGTTTATAGACAAGTTCTTATTGAACTATGCTGCTGTGATGGGTATCAAAGATAATCTGGTAGGAAATCAGTTCAACAATCTGAGTACAATCTTCTACGTAGCTCAAGTTGCTTTTGAAGCCCCAGTCTGCTGGGCATTACAGAAATTCCCTCCCGCTACAACAATTGCTACTTGTGTCACTCTTTGGGGAATCGTGGTGGCTTGCCATGCTGCATGCGACACCTACGCCAGTTTGATGGTAATCAGAGCTCTATTGGGTGCGTTGGAAGCTGTCGTTGTACCTGGACTGGTCTCTATTTCAGTAATGTGGTATACCAAGAACGAACAAATGAGGCGAGTTGGTGTCTGGTCGGTTCAATCTGGTACTGCCAGCATTGTCGGTGGACTACTATCATTTGCCTTTCAACATGTCACTAATGCTAGGCTCCAAAGTTGGCAGATATACTATCTGGTAATGGGTGTGATAACCTTTTTAGCGGGATTGGTAACGTTCATAGTTTTACCAAACAATCCGATGAGTGCCAGATTCTTATCTGAGGATGAAAAACTGATAGTGTTAGAACACATTAGAGAGAACCAAACAGGAACCGAAACTAAacatttcaagaaaaacCAACTAGTTGagttatttttcaaagatcctCACACCTGGCCAATGTTTTTCTTGACTGTCATGAGTATGTGTGCTACAGGAGCTTTGGGAACTTTCAGTGTCACCATTATTAGCCAATTTGGATTCACCTCTAAAGAAAGTGCTCTGGTTCAGATGCCAGTAGGTGTTGCTGTTATTATCAGTATTCTCGGTGCAACTTATCTTTCGTCAAAGGTTGGCCACCGAACTTGGATCTCAATCTCGTTGCTCGTTCCTTCAATCGTTGGTTACATTATGCTTCTAAGTTTAGGGGATAACCCTAAGAATAAGGTGGGAAAATTGCTTGCTATCtatcttcttcaaccaGGAACATGTATAATCTCCATGATTTTTGCCTGGAATGGAGCCAATACTGCAGGTTACACCAAGAAATTAGCCCGTAATTGTTTCACAATGATTGGATTTGCCCTAGGATGTCTGATTGGACCTCAAATGTTCAGAATAGAGGATGCTCCTAATTACTACCCAGCCAAAATAGCCCTCTTAGTCTTAACCAGTGTCTGTATCCCCACTTGCATGCTAATAAGATGGATCTccaaaaaacaaaatgcaaagagagaaaaaaaggaGCGCGTGGAGATGCCATGCAACTACGAGTTCATGGACCTCactgatattgaaaacCCATTCTTCCGCTACTCCTACTAA
- a CDS encoding Endoplasmic reticulum transmembrane protein: MSLQLSIIFGILMGEMFIITLLVLPLGSNVRRSVVRLFNWTARKPTCNVTTYIVLGLVGLFFIDSFRSVNSARHTPVSNYDAAVNQQAYMKKFYNQRNMYITGATLFYAASIKCIINLINQILRNEEKLSKVAKVEHTTLDLQKLKEEIKSKDVQIEGLKRQLENLTKSYNELTPEEKSNKKDE, encoded by the coding sequence ATGTCACTTCAACTGTCCATTATCTTCGGCATCCTGATGGGTGAAATGTTCATTATCACCCTTCTGGTTCTTCCTCTTGGGTCTAACGTTCGAAGATCGGTTGTTAGGTTGTTCAATTGGACAGCAAGGAAGCCTACTTGTAATGTGACTACGTACATCGTTTTGGGTTTGGTAggtcttttctttatcgACTCGTTTAGATCAGTTAACTCTGCTAGACATACACCGGTATCCAACTACGATGCTGCCGTTAACCAGCAGGCTTAtatgaaaaagttttaCAACCAAAGAAATATGTATATTACGGGTGCTACCTTGTTCTATGCTGCTTCTATAAAGTGTATTatcaacttgatcaatCAGATTCTGAGGAACGAGGAGAAGTTGTCAAAGGTTGCTAAGGTAGAACACACTACGTTGGATCTgcagaaattgaaagaggagaTCAAATCAAAGGATGTCCAAATTGAGGGATTGAAAAGGcaacttgaaaatttgacCAAATCCTACAACGAGCTAACTCCGGAGGAGAAGAGCAACAAGAAGGACGAGTAG
- a CDS encoding Protein with a possible role in tRNA export produces MTTTVPIIYSFKELNGVAEAVSDHIIATQNRTLFGDIRKDSGDVPATNESTTKVTTKKKKDTRPKRFKIALSGGSLIQVLNEGLLKREDVLWDKWDVYFADERLVPFDSPESNYGLAKRKLFDLLPEDKKPTIYHIDESLINDPQECADSYEKTLIKGFANKDSVKLPMFDLLLLGCAPDGHIASLFPNHGETLREKYAWVVPVENAPVGPKTRITLTIPVICHSHQVTFVVEGAVKAPVLKTIMERPEKGLPSSIVNEGAASRVAWFVDDEALNDVSVTKKKYKFLVE; encoded by the coding sequence ATGACAACAACTGTGCCAATCATTTactcattcaaagaattgaatgGGGTGGCGGAAGCCGTGTCTGACCATATAATTGCTACCCAGAATAGAACCCTTTTTGGAGACATACGGAAAGATAGTGGCGATGTGCCAGCAACAAATGAATCAACGACCAAAGTTACcacaaagaagaaaaaagatacTCGTCCGAAGAGATTCAAGATAGCTCTATCTGGAGGTTCCCtgattcaagttttgaatgaagGATTGCTAAAACGGGAAGACGTATTATGGGATAAATGGGATGTTTACTTTGCGGATGAAAGATTAGTACCGTTTGACTCCCCGGAGTCGAATTATGGATTAgccaaaagaaagctttttgatcttctGCCAGAAGACAAGAAACCAACCATTTACCACATAGACGAATCCCTGATCAATGATCCACAAGAATGTGCTGATAGTTACGAAAAGACTCTCATTAAAGGGTTTGCTAACAAAGACTCCGTGAAACTGCCCATGTTTGACCTATTATTGTTGGGTTGTGCGCCCGACGGGCATATTGCTTCTCTATTCCCTAATCATGGAGAAACTTTAAGAGAGAAATACGCTTGGGTCGTTCCAGTTGAGAATGCACCTGTGGGACCCAAAACCAGAATCACGTTAACAATTCCAGTCATTTGTCATTCACACCAGGTCAcctttgttgttgaaggtgCTGTAAAGGCTCCTGTGCTGAAGACCATCATGGAAAGACCCGAAAAGGGTCTACCATCCAGTATTGTGAACGAAGGCGCTGCAAGTAGAGTTGCTTGGTTTGTAGATGATGAGGCATTGAATGACGTTTCAGTTACGAAGAAAAAGTACAAGTTCTTGGTGGAATGA
- a CDS encoding Xylulokinase, converts D-xylulose and ATP to xylulose 5-phosphate and ADP translates to MVTKEIQNRDSALTESVPNDLYLGFDLSTQQLKITSFEGRSLTHFKTYRVDFDEELSVYGINNGVYVNEETGEINAPVAMWVEALDLIFSKMQKDKFPFGIVKGMSGSCQQHGSVYWSKDAPDLLSSLSPSKDLKSQLCPKAFTFEKSPNWQDHSTGEELEIFERKAGSPENLSKITGSRAHYRFTGSQIRKLAKRVNPELYKETYRISLISSFLSSLLCGRITKIEESDGCGMNIYDIQNSRYDEDLLAVTAAVDPEIDGATEHERQEGVARLKDKLQDLEPVGYRSIGTIAAYFVEKYGFSEDSKVFSFTGDNLATILSLPLHNDDILVSLGTSTTVLLVTETYWPNSNYHVFKHPTVPGSYMVMLCYVNGALARNQIKTSLDKKYNVSDPNDWTKFNEILDKSKPLHGKEELGVYFPKGEIIPNCVAQTKRFSYDAKSKKLVTANWDIEDDVVSIVESQALSCRLRSGPLYHGSDETDQEEESEVIQRLSNFPKISADGKDQRLPDLISHPKKAFYVGGASQNVSIVRKFSEVLGAKEGNYQINLGDACAIGGAFKAVWSDLCETEKAIPYSDFLRKNFHWKENVKPVEADSSLWLQYVDGVGILSEIEQTLEK, encoded by the coding sequence ATGgttaccaaagaaatcCAAAATAGAGATTCAGCATTGACCGAATCAGTTCCGAATGACCTTTACCTTGGGTTTGATCTAAGTACccaacaattgaaaatcACCTCTTTCGAAGGGCGTTCATTGACACATTTCAAGACTTATAGAGTTGATTTCGATGAGGAGTTGAGTGTTTATGGAATCAATAATGGAGTTTATGTCAATGAAGAGACTGGAGAGATCAACGCTCCAGTGGCAATGTGGGTCGAAGCGTTAGATCTGATCTTTTCTAAGATGCAGAAGGACAAGTTTCCATTTGGCATCGTGAAAGGGATGTCTGGATCTTGTCAACAGCATGGCTCAGTTTATTGGTCTAAAGATGCCCCAGATCTCTTATCATCTCTCTCTCCATCGAAAGATTTGAAGTCCCAACTGTGTCCGAAGGCTTTCACATTCGAAAAGTCTCCCAATTGGCAAGATCACTCAACCGGAGAAGAGCtggaaatatttgaaagaaaagcagGATCTCCTGAGAATCTGTCTAAGATTACAGGATCCAGGGCTCATTATCGATTTACGGGATCTCAGATTAGAAAATTGGCCAAACGCGTAAATCCAGAACTTTATAAGGAAACATACAGAATTTCTTTAATCAGTAGTTTTCTAAGTTCTCTACTATGCGGAAGAATAActaaaattgaagagagTGATGGATGTGGAATGAATATCTACGATATTCAGAACTCGAGGTATGATGAAGACTTGTTAGCTGTTACAGCAGCTGTTGATCCAGAGATCGACGGGGCCACTGAACATGAACGTCAAGAAGGCGTAGCTAGGCTGAAAGATAAACTGCAAGATTTGGAACCAGTCGGGTATCGTTCAATTGGCACTATAGCTGCATATTTTGTGGAAAAATATGGTTTCAGTGAAGATAGCAAAGTATTCTCCTTTACAGGTGACAACTTGGCTACCATTCTTTCCTTACCACTGCATAACGATGACattcttgtttctttggGTACATCTACAACAGTCCTTTTGGTTACAGAGACTTATTGGCCTAATTCCAATTACCATGTTTTCAAACATCCAACAGTTCCGGGCTCGTATATGGTGATGCTTTGTTACGTAAATGGAGCATTAGCTAGAAACCAGATAAAGACTAGCCTGGATAAAAAATACAACGTGTCTGATCCTAACGACTGGACTAAATTCAATGAAATCTTAGACAAATCCAAACCTCTTCATGGCAAGGAGGAACTTGGTGTTTACTTTCCCAAAGGTGAGATTATTCCTAACTGTGTTGCCCAAACAAAACGTTTTTCTTATGATGCAAAAAGTAAGAAGTTAGTTACAGCTAATTGggacattgaagatgatgttGTTTCCATTGTTGAGTCTCAAGCCCTATCATGCCGTCTTCGATCGGGTCCACTCTATCATGGATCTGATGAAACTGACCAAGAGGAAGAGAGTGAAGTTATCCAGAGATTATCAAATTTCCCCAAAATCTCTGCTGATGGTAAAGATCAACGTCTTCCCGACTTGATCTCTCATCCAAAGAAAGCGTTTTACGTAGGAGGAGCTTCACAGAATGTGTCAATTGTGCGCAAGTTTTCTGAAGTTCTAGGAGCAAAAGAGGGAAACTATCAAATCAACCTTGGTGATGCTTGTGCCATTGGCGGAGCTTTCAAAGCCGTTTGGTCGGATCTCTGCGAAACTGAAAAAGCTATCCCGTATAGTGACTTCTTGAGGAAAAACTTccattggaaagaaaatgtcaagCCAGTGGAAGCTGACTCTTCCCTGTGGCTGCAGTATGTCGATGGAGTTGGAATCTTGAGTGAAATAGAACAAACTCTAGAGAAGTAA
- a CDS encoding One of two large regulatory subunits of ribonucleotide-diphosphate reductase has translation MYVFKRDGHKEPVRFDKITARVSRLCYGLDPKHVDAVAITQRVISGVYHGVTTVELDNLAAETAAYMTTIHPDYAILAARIAVSNLHKQTTKQYSQVTKELYEYINPKNGKHSPLVSEDTYNIVQKHADELNSAIVYDRDFQYNYFGFKTLERSYLLRINGNVAERPQHLIMRVAIGIHGDDIARVIETYNFMSQKYFTHASPTLFNAGTPHPQMSSCFLVAMRDDSIEGIYDTLKECALISKTAGGIGLHIHNIRATGSYIAGTNGTSNGIIPMVRVFNNTARYVDQGGNKRPGAFALYLEPWHADIFAFIDIRKNHGKEEIRARDLFPALWIPDLFMKRVEQNGDWTLFSPSEAPGLADVYGDEFEELYERYEKEGRGRQTIKAQKLWYAILEAQTETGTPFMLYKDACNKKTNQKNLGVIKSSNLCCEIVEYSSPEETAVCNLASIALPAFVETDDTHCWYNFEKLHEITKVVTRNLNRIIDRNFYPVPEARRSNMRNRPIAVGVQGLADAFMKLRIPFDSPEAKQLNIQIFETIYHAALEASNELAVEEGAYETFQGSPASQGILQYDLWDKKPSELWEWESLKAKIVSTGLRNSLLVAPMPTASTSQILGYNECFEPYTSNIYSRRVLAGEFQIVNPYLLRDLVDLGLWDDNMKNHIISDNGSIQNLPNIPEQLKGLYKTVWEISQKTIIDMAADRSAYIDQSQSLNIHLMAPTMGKLTSMHFYGWKKGLKTGMYYLRTQAAAAAIQFTVDKVAVLQASLTKANLDQLNMRKYLANPATDRVTETSFTSVSSKENTPDVAAADTQPSSLENSVANLNIQEKPEEVTEKANESQAEPTGEDIFSSKAIACAINNPEACEMCSG, from the coding sequence ATGTAcgttttcaaaagagacGGACACAAGGAGCCTGTCAGATTTGACAAGATTACAGCCAGAGTTTCCAGATTATGCTACGGGTTGGACCCAAAACACGTCGATGCTGTCGCCATTACTCAGCGTGTTATTAGTGGTGTCTATCACGGTGTAACTACCGTGGAGCTGGACAACCTTGCTGCTGAGACTGCTGCCTATATGACCACTATTCACCCCGATTATGCCATTTTGGCAGCAAGAATTGCTGTTTCCAATTTACACAAACAGACCACTAAGCAATACTCTCAGGTAACCAAAGAGTTGTATGAATACATCAACCCAAAGAACGGAAAACACTCTCCTCTGGTTTCTGAAGACACTTACAACATTGTCCAGAAACACGCTGATGAGCTGAACTCTGCTATTGTCTACGATAGAGACTTTCAGTATAACTACTTTGGATTCAAGACCTTGGAAAGATCTTACCTTCTGAGAATTAATGGTAATGTTGCAGAACGTCCTCAACACTTGATTATGCGTGTTGCTATCGGCATTCATGGTGATGACATTGCAAGAGTTATTGAAACTTATAACTTTATGAGTCAGAAGTATTTCACTCATGCCTCTCCTACTCTGTTTAACGCTGGTACCCCTCACCCACAAATGTCATCATGTTTCTTAGTTGCCATGCGGGATGACTCAATTGAAGGCATTTACgatactttgaaggaaTGTGCTTTAATCTCCAAAACTGCTGGTGGAATTGGTTTGCACATTCATAATATTCGTGCCACAGGATCCTACATTGCTGGTACTAACGGTACTTCGAATGGTATTATTCCAATGGTGAGGGTCTTCAACAACACTGCTCGTTATGTTGACCAAGGTGGTAACAAACGTCCTGGTGCATTTGCTTTGTACTTGGAGCCATGGCATGCCGACATCTTTGCCTTCATTGATATTCGTAAGAACCATGGTAAAGAGGAGATCAGAGCTAGAGACTTATTCCCCGCTTTGTGGATCCCTGATCTGTTCATGAAAAGAGTAGAACAGAATGGCGATTGGACCCTGTTCTCTCCAAGTGAAGCTCCTGGCCTTGCCGACGTCTATGGAGATGAATTTGAGGAATTGTACGAAAGATACGAAAAGGAAGGTCGTGGAAGACAAACCATCAAAGCCCAAAAGCTTTGGTACGCCATCCTTGAGGCACAAACAGAAACTGGTACTCCATTCATGCTGTATAAGGATGCTTGTAACAAAAAAACTAACCAGAAGAACTTGGGTGTCATTAAATCCTCTAACCTTTGCTGTGAAATTGTTGAATACTCTTCCCCGGAAGAGACTGCTGTCTGTAACTTGGCTTCTATTGCTCTTCCAGCCTTTGTTGAAACCGATGATACTCACTGCTGGtacaactttgaaaagctgCATGAAATCACCAAAGTGGTTACTCGTAACTTGAACAGAATTATCGACAGAAATTTTTACCCCGTTCCAGAAGCTAGGAGATCGAATATGCGTAATAGACCTATAGCTGTGGGTGTTCAAGGTTTAGCTGATGCTTTTATGAAGTTGAGAATTCCTTTTGATTCTCCAGAAGCCAAACAGCTTAATATTcagatttttgaaactatCTACCATGCAGCTTTGGAAGCCTCCAACGAATTAGCCGTCGAAGAAGGAGCCTACGAAACCTTCCAAGGTTCTCCAGCATCTCAGGGCATTTTGCAATATGACTTGTGGGACAAGAAGCCCTCTGAGCTGTGGGAATGGGAATCACTCAAAGCCAAGATTGTTTCCACAGGTTTAAGAAACTCGTTGCTAGTTGCACCTATGCCCACTGCTTCAACTTCCCAAATTCTGGGTTACAACGAGTGTTTCGAACCTTACACTTCCAACATCTACTCACGCCGTGTATTAGCTggagaatttcaaattgttaATCCTTACTTATTGCGTGATCTAGTGGATTTGGGTCTTTGGGACGATAACATGAAAAATCATATCATTTCAGACAACGGCTCTATTCAAAATTTGCCCAACATACCTGAGCAACTTAAAGGCCTTTACAAGACTGTTTGGGagatttctcaaaagaCTATTATTGATATGGCTGCCGATAGATCAGCCTATATCGATCAATCTCAGTCGTTGAACATTCACCTGATGGCTCCAACTATGGGTAAATTGACCAGTATGCACTTTTATGGTTGGAAGAAAGGATTAAAGACTGGTATGTACTACCTGCGTACTCAAGCTGCCGCTGCTGCCATTCAGTTTACAGTTGACAAGGTTGCTGTTCTTCAAGCTTCTCTTACCAAAGCCAACTTGGACCAATTGAACATGAGAAAGTATCTTGCCAACCCGGCCACTGACAGAGTTACTGAGACATCTTTCACTTCTGTTTCTAGTAAAGAAAACACTCCAGATGTTGCTGCAGCAGACACTCAACCAAGTTCCTTAGAGAACAGCGTTGCCAACCTAAACATTCAGGAAAAGCCTGAAGAAGTAACAGAAAAGGCGAATGAATCACAAGCCGAACCTACTGGAGAGGATATTTTTAGTTCCAAAGCTATCGCTTGCGCTATAAACAACCCCGAGGCCTGTGAGATGTGTTCCGGTTAG
- a CDS encoding 40S ribosomal protein S27, whose translation MVLVQDLLNPNPVSEAKQHKLKTLVQAPRSFFMDVKCPGCFEITTVFSHAQTAVTCDSCTTVLCTPTGGKARLSEGCAFRRK comes from the coding sequence ATGGTTTTAGTCCAAGATTTATTGAACCCCAACCCAGTCTCCGAGGCCAAGCAACACAAACTAAAGACTTTGGTCCAAGCTCCAAGATCCTTCTTCATGGATGTCAAGTGCCCAGGTTGTTTTGAGATCACCACTGTCTTCTCTCATGCTCAAACCGCTGTAACCTGTGATTCATGCACCACTGTTTTGTGTACTCCAACCGGTGGTAAGGCTAGATTGTCAGAGGGATGTGCCTTCAGAAGGAAGTAA